From one Coffea eugenioides isolate CCC68of chromosome 11, Ceug_1.0, whole genome shotgun sequence genomic stretch:
- the LOC113754122 gene encoding uncharacterized protein LOC113754122 translates to MAAAKSFLQSLRRYITRPWEITGPCASPEYRGAVPKATEYRVHCPATAPVPAIVPTSNPETVYDIKYFSRDQRRNRPPIKRTILKKPDVEKMMKETTFDVNSFPRPYLAATIVEDDNAIGGGYQK, encoded by the coding sequence ATGGCAGCAGCAAAATCTTTTCTTCAATCTCTGCGACGCTACATCACGAGGCCATGGGAGATTACTGGACCCTGTGCTTCTCCAGAGTACCGGGGCGCCGTACCAAAGGCCACCGAGTATCGGGTCCATTGCCCCGCCACTGCACCCGTTCCGGCTATTGTGCCCACTTCCAACCCGGAAACCGTCTACGATATCAAGTACTTCTCTCGCGACCAGCGCCGCAATCGCCCTCCGATTAAGCGCACCATTTTGAAGAAGCCTGATGTGGAGAAGATGATGAAGGAGACCACCTTCGATGTCAATAGCTTCCCTAGGCCTTACTTGGCCGCTACGATTGTGGAGGATGATAACGCCATCGGTGGTGGTTACCAGAAATAG